One genomic region from Halococcus qingdaonensis encodes:
- a CDS encoding NADH-quinone oxidoreductase subunit A: MNEWIAVGALAFVAIAVPLSLLGVSFLLRPSVPEQGKAAVYESGEVPTGNTRIRFNIQYYMVALLFLVFDIETVLIFPWTVIYRDAVQSAGLAAALVPMLIFIGVLVVGLAWAWRNGAVQWIHSQNSNSTTRQ; the protein is encoded by the coding sequence ATGAATGAATGGATAGCTGTCGGGGCGCTGGCGTTCGTCGCCATCGCAGTCCCGCTCTCGTTGCTGGGCGTATCGTTCCTGTTGCGACCCAGCGTGCCCGAACAGGGAAAAGCGGCCGTCTACGAGTCGGGTGAGGTCCCGACGGGCAACACGCGCATCCGGTTCAACATCCAGTACTACATGGTCGCGCTGTTGTTCCTCGTCTTCGACATCGAGACGGTGCTCATTTTCCCGTGGACGGTCATCTACCGCGACGCCGTACAGAGCGCGGGGCTGGCCGCGGCGCTCGTGCCGATGTTGATCTTCATCGGCGTGCTCGTCGTCGGGCTCGCGTGGGCGTGGCGTAACGGCGCGGTGCAGTGGATCCACAGCCAGAATTCGAACAGTACGACACGACAATGA
- a CDS encoding NuoI/complex I 23 kDa subunit family protein: protein MIGLLKSMATTMRHALDGSTFTVEYPDTAPEVSPRFRGVHKFSQERCIWCRQCENVCPNDTIQIVMDEQRNGEQYNLHIGQCIYCRLCEEVCPVDAILLTQNFEFTADTKDEFALNKEELKNVPWYKDIDPLEAREPDRGGWVGEGEGELDYQ from the coding sequence ATGATCGGACTGCTCAAATCGATGGCGACGACGATGAGACACGCACTCGACGGCTCGACGTTCACCGTCGAGTATCCCGATACCGCACCCGAGGTCAGCCCCCGTTTCCGTGGGGTCCACAAGTTCAGCCAGGAGCGCTGTATCTGGTGTCGGCAGTGTGAGAACGTTTGCCCGAACGACACCATCCAGATCGTGATGGACGAACAGCGCAACGGCGAGCAGTACAACCTCCACATCGGGCAGTGTATCTACTGCCGGCTCTGTGAGGAGGTCTGTCCCGTCGACGCGATCCTCCTGACCCAGAACTTCGAGTTCACCGCCGACACGAAAGACGAGTTCGCGCTCAACAAAGAGGAGCTGAAGAACGTCCCGTGGTACAAGGACATCGACCCGCTCGAAGCCCGCGAACCCGACCGTGGCGGATGGGTCGGCGAGGGCGAGGGCGAACTCGACTACCAGTAG
- the purL gene encoding phosphoribosylformylglycinamidine synthase subunit PurL — protein MSLSAPDRERVVEELGREPTRAEAALFENLWSEHCAYRSSRPLLSAFESEGEQVVIGPGDDAAVVALPDDELYVTFGIESHNHPSYVDPYDGAATGVGGIVRDTLSMGAYPIALLDSLYFGAFDREHSQYLFDGVVEGIADYGNAIGVPTVGGSLAFHEGYEGNPLVNVACVGLLSPDRLLTAEAQRTGNELVLVGNATGRDGLGGASFASEDLGEDAATEDRPAVQVGDPYAEKRLIEANEALVDESLVESARDLGAAGLGGASSELVAKGECGARIDLEAVHQREPGMNALEILLAESQERMCYEVAPENTERVAAIADRFDLGCSVIGEVTDGNYTCTFDGETVVDVPAEFLADGAPANDLPAEQPPEPTRDLPETALDTAFERVIGDPNTASREWIYRQYDHEVGLRTARGPGDDSAVLAIQETGTGLALSAGAEPNWTAADPHAGARAIALENATNLAAKGAMPLAAVDCLNGGNPEKPEVYGGFSAIVDGLAWMCDALSVPVVGGNVSLYNDSAAGAIPPTPTIAMLGARDGYDAPPTELSGDGTLLVIGDRALAGHEGGLGGSAYLDTTGGTDRFPTLPEEPHALIETLADVANHDGTLAVHDASHGGLAVTLAEMVSPAAGADVALDGPASAAEQLFHEQPGRAIVETTTPDAVREAFVDIAPVHEIGTATDTGRLDLATDDGDLSFAAGTIAERRAVLDRAMN, from the coding sequence ATGTCCCTCTCCGCGCCCGATCGCGAACGCGTCGTCGAGGAGCTCGGCCGTGAACCGACACGCGCCGAGGCCGCGCTGTTCGAAAACCTCTGGAGCGAACACTGTGCCTATCGCTCCTCGCGACCGCTACTGTCGGCGTTCGAGAGCGAGGGCGAGCAGGTCGTGATCGGCCCTGGCGACGACGCCGCCGTGGTCGCGCTGCCGGACGACGAACTGTACGTCACGTTCGGCATCGAGAGCCACAACCACCCCTCCTACGTCGATCCCTACGACGGCGCGGCCACGGGCGTGGGCGGCATCGTCCGCGACACGCTCTCGATGGGCGCGTACCCGATCGCGCTGCTCGATTCGCTGTATTTCGGCGCATTCGACCGCGAACACTCGCAGTACCTCTTCGACGGCGTCGTCGAGGGGATCGCCGACTACGGCAACGCGATCGGCGTGCCGACGGTCGGCGGTAGCCTCGCCTTCCACGAAGGCTACGAGGGCAACCCGCTCGTCAACGTCGCCTGCGTCGGCCTCCTCTCGCCTGATCGACTGCTCACCGCCGAGGCCCAGCGCACGGGCAACGAGCTCGTCCTCGTCGGCAACGCGACGGGACGCGATGGGTTGGGCGGGGCGAGCTTCGCGAGCGAGGATCTCGGCGAGGACGCCGCGACTGAGGATCGCCCGGCGGTCCAGGTCGGCGATCCCTACGCCGAAAAACGACTGATCGAGGCGAACGAGGCCCTCGTCGACGAATCGCTCGTCGAGTCGGCCCGCGATCTCGGCGCGGCGGGACTCGGCGGAGCCTCTTCGGAGCTCGTCGCCAAGGGCGAGTGCGGCGCGCGCATCGACCTCGAAGCCGTCCATCAGCGCGAGCCCGGGATGAACGCGCTCGAAATCTTGCTCGCCGAATCACAGGAGCGGATGTGTTACGAAGTCGCTCCCGAGAACACCGAGCGGGTCGCCGCGATCGCCGACCGTTTCGATCTCGGCTGTTCGGTCATCGGCGAAGTGACCGACGGCAACTACACCTGCACCTTCGACGGAGAGACCGTCGTCGACGTTCCCGCCGAATTCCTCGCCGACGGCGCGCCGGCAAACGATCTCCCCGCCGAGCAGCCACCGGAGCCGACCCGTGACCTCCCCGAGACGGCACTCGACACGGCGTTCGAGCGCGTCATCGGCGATCCGAACACCGCCAGCCGCGAGTGGATCTATCGCCAGTACGATCACGAGGTCGGGCTCCGGACCGCCCGTGGTCCCGGCGACGACAGCGCCGTCTTGGCGATCCAGGAGACGGGGACCGGGCTCGCGCTGTCGGCGGGCGCGGAGCCGAACTGGACGGCGGCCGATCCCCACGCTGGTGCGCGCGCGATCGCGCTCGAAAACGCCACCAACCTCGCCGCGAAGGGCGCGATGCCGCTCGCCGCGGTCGACTGTCTCAACGGCGGCAATCCCGAAAAACCGGAGGTCTACGGCGGCTTTTCGGCCATCGTCGACGGGCTCGCGTGGATGTGCGACGCGCTCTCAGTACCGGTCGTCGGCGGCAACGTCTCGCTCTACAACGACTCGGCGGCGGGCGCGATCCCGCCGACGCCGACGATCGCGATGCTCGGCGCGCGCGACGGCTACGATGCGCCACCGACCGAACTCTCGGGTGACGGAACGCTGCTGGTGATCGGCGATCGTGCGCTCGCTGGCCACGAGGGGGGACTCGGCGGCTCGGCGTATCTCGACACCACTGGTGGCACGGATCGTTTCCCGACGCTACCCGAAGAGCCACACGCGCTGATCGAGACGCTCGCCGACGTGGCGAACCACGACGGAACACTCGCGGTCCACGACGCGAGCCACGGTGGTCTCGCGGTGACGCTCGCCGAGATGGTCTCGCCGGCTGCGGGCGCGGACGTGGCACTCGATGGCCCGGCGAGCGCCGCCGAACAGCTCTTTCACGAACAGCCGGGGCGGGCGATCGTCGAGACGACGACTCCCGATGCGGTTCGGGAGGCGTTCGTGGATATCGCTCCGGTTCACGAGATCGGCACGGCGACCGATACGGGCCGGCTCGATCTCGCAACCGACGACGGCGACCTGTCGTTCGCGGCCGGAACGATCGCCGAGCGACGGGCGGTGCTCGATCGCGCGATGAACTGA
- the gatA gene encoding Asp-tRNA(Asn)/Glu-tRNA(Gln) amidotransferase subunit GatA, with product MSDAFITRTEIDGDADGPLDGQRIAVKDNISTDGTRTTCGSAMLAEYVPPYDATVIERLKRAGATIVGKTNMDEFGMGTTTESSHFGPTTNPVDEERVPGGSSGGSAAAVAAGEADLALGTDTGGSVRCPAAFCGVVGIKPTYGLVSRYGLVAYANSLEQVGPLAPTVEGAASLLDIIAGPDERDATTRSEGADTDYASAADGDIDGTTIGVLTDLVDGADERVAAVFEERIAELEERGAEIREIELDSLTHAVRAYYVIAMSEASSNLARFDGVRYGISGGFDGDWNDAFARAREAGFGSEVKRRVLLGTYALSAGYHDKYYEKAQDTRAWIKQEFDAAFEQADVLASPTMPVLPPKLGESPEDPLQHYLMDANTVPVNLADLPAISVPAGTADGLPVGAQFVGPAFGERAVIRAASALE from the coding sequence ATGAGCGACGCCTTCATCACCCGGACGGAGATCGACGGCGACGCCGACGGTCCGCTCGACGGCCAGCGGATCGCGGTCAAGGACAACATCAGCACGGACGGAACGCGAACGACCTGCGGCTCGGCGATGCTCGCCGAGTACGTCCCGCCCTACGACGCGACCGTGATCGAGCGCCTCAAGCGAGCGGGAGCGACGATCGTCGGGAAGACGAACATGGACGAGTTCGGGATGGGAACCACGACCGAGAGCTCACACTTCGGCCCGACGACGAACCCCGTCGACGAGGAGCGCGTGCCGGGTGGCTCCTCGGGCGGCAGTGCAGCCGCCGTCGCCGCCGGAGAGGCCGATCTCGCGCTCGGCACCGATACGGGTGGCTCGGTGCGCTGTCCGGCCGCCTTCTGCGGCGTCGTCGGCATCAAACCGACCTACGGGCTGGTCTCGCGGTACGGGCTCGTCGCCTACGCCAACTCGCTCGAACAGGTCGGCCCGCTCGCACCCACGGTTGAAGGGGCCGCTTCCCTGCTCGACATCATCGCCGGCCCGGACGAGCGCGACGCGACGACGCGCTCAGAGGGTGCGGACACGGACTACGCGAGTGCCGCCGACGGCGATATCGACGGGACGACGATCGGCGTTCTCACCGATCTCGTCGATGGGGCCGACGAGCGCGTCGCGGCGGTCTTCGAGGAGCGCATCGCGGAGCTCGAAGAGAGAGGGGCGGAGATCCGAGAGATCGAACTCGACTCGCTCACCCACGCCGTGCGGGCGTACTACGTCATCGCCATGTCCGAGGCCTCCTCGAACCTCGCGCGCTTCGACGGCGTCCGCTACGGGATCTCGGGCGGGTTCGACGGCGACTGGAACGACGCGTTCGCCCGAGCGCGCGAAGCGGGGTTCGGCTCCGAGGTGAAACGGCGGGTCCTGCTCGGCACCTACGCGCTATCGGCTGGCTATCACGACAAATACTACGAGAAGGCTCAGGACACGCGCGCGTGGATCAAGCAGGAGTTCGATGCCGCCTTCGAGCAAGCGGACGTCCTCGCATCGCCGACGATGCCCGTTCTGCCGCCGAAACTCGGCGAGAGTCCGGAAGACCCGCTCCAGCACTACCTCATGGACGCCAACACCGTCCCCGTGAACCTCGCCGACCTGCCGGCGATCTCGGTGCCGGCCGGCACTGCTGACGGTCTGCCCGTCGGCGCGCAGTTCGTCGGCCCGGCCTTCGGCGAGCGCGCCGTGATCCGGGCCGCGAGCGCGCTCGAGTAG
- a CDS encoding PHP domain-containing protein has product MLSAELHCHSELSFDGRDPIELLLSQADAVGLDALAVTDHDEIDASLAAADRAADYGLIGIPGSEVTSAAGHVLALGIHERVSAGLPFTETIERIHDQGGIAVVPHPFQRSRSGVAPHITSEELASADAIEIYNSRLLTGRSNRRAGRFARSHDLPMTAGSDAHIAEMVGQAVTHVDATDHTAAGVLDGIRNGHTEITGKRTPWYISFRQAAGGVKRRIKNMTHNIMQM; this is encoded by the coding sequence GTGCTGTCGGCCGAGCTTCACTGCCACTCCGAACTGTCCTTCGACGGCCGTGATCCCATCGAACTGCTGCTCTCGCAGGCCGACGCCGTCGGGCTCGACGCGCTCGCGGTGACCGACCACGACGAGATCGACGCGAGCCTCGCGGCCGCCGACCGCGCCGCCGACTACGGACTGATCGGCATCCCCGGCTCCGAAGTGACGAGCGCCGCCGGCCACGTTCTCGCGCTCGGCATCCATGAACGCGTGTCGGCCGGCCTCCCCTTCACCGAGACGATCGAACGGATCCACGATCAGGGCGGCATCGCGGTCGTCCCCCATCCCTTCCAGCGCTCGCGCAGCGGTGTCGCCCCGCATATCACGAGCGAGGAACTCGCCAGCGCCGACGCCATCGAGATCTACAACTCCCGGCTGCTGACCGGCCGCTCGAACCGCCGCGCCGGCCGATTCGCCCGCTCGCACGACCTCCCGATGACCGCCGGCAGCGACGCCCACATCGCCGAGATGGTCGGCCAGGCCGTGACGCACGTCGACGCGACCGACCACACGGCCGCCGGCGTTCTCGACGGGATACGGAACGGGCACACCGAGATCACCGGCAAACGCACACCGTGGTATATCAGCTTCCGGCAGGCCGCCGGCGGCGTCAAACGCCGAATCAAAAATATGACACACAACATAATGCAGATGTGA
- a CDS encoding winged helix-turn-helix domain-containing protein: protein MPTTDTTDTATETTDTESETTGTATESTENGTAQATTTSEPTTNGTATATETTGTATETPSETTETATETTNTTTGTETTTTESTTTATEITDEESDADAELTAFAGGSSTRTAVLERLVTGPANASDIATRDPPNVEDMHGVTGNLSVSKTRSAIDTLRDRGLVELLVDNETPIYSLTAKGERILFEIERNDG, encoded by the coding sequence ATGCCAACGACCGACACCACAGATACGGCGACCGAGACGACGGACACAGAGAGCGAAACGACGGGAACGGCGACCGAGTCCACGGAGAACGGCACGGCGCAAGCGACTACGACGAGCGAGCCCACGACCAACGGTACTGCGACGGCGACCGAAACCACAGGGACGGCGACGGAGACGCCAAGCGAAACCACGGAAACGGCGACCGAAACGACGAACACGACGACCGGGACCGAAACCACGACAACTGAGAGCACTACTACAGCGACCGAGATCACGGACGAGGAGAGCGACGCCGACGCGGAACTGACCGCGTTCGCCGGGGGGTCGTCGACACGGACGGCGGTACTCGAACGGCTCGTCACCGGGCCGGCGAACGCCAGCGACATCGCCACGCGTGATCCGCCGAACGTCGAGGACATGCACGGCGTCACGGGCAATCTGAGTGTCAGCAAAACCCGATCCGCGATCGATACACTCCGCGATCGCGGGCTGGTCGAACTGCTCGTCGATAACGAAACGCCCATCTACAGCCTCACTGCCAAGGGCGAGCGGATTCTGTTCGAGATCGAACGGAACGACGGCTGA
- the gatC gene encoding Asp-tRNA(Asn)/Glu-tRNA(Gln) amidotransferase subunit GatC, with translation MSDASVDPATVAHVADLARVDLDEDEAEAFAAQFADVLDYFETLDEVPEIESEPELVNVLRTDEARESLSQDEALRNAPETEDGYFEGPPVG, from the coding sequence ATGAGCGATGCGAGCGTCGACCCGGCGACGGTGGCCCACGTCGCCGACCTCGCGCGGGTCGACCTCGACGAGGACGAAGCCGAGGCGTTCGCCGCGCAGTTCGCCGACGTGCTCGACTACTTCGAGACGCTCGACGAGGTTCCGGAAATCGAGTCCGAGCCGGAGCTCGTCAACGTCCTGCGGACCGACGAGGCACGCGAAAGTCTCTCGCAGGACGAGGCGCTTCGAAACGCCCCCGAAACCGAGGACGGCTACTTCGAGGGGCCGCCGGTCGGATGA
- a CDS encoding plastocyanin/azurin family copper-binding protein produces the protein MDDTDADSSVSRRGFLRTAAGTAAVAGASGTAAAQEDSGGSGGGSAKTVKVGPGGSLSFEPAELTIAPGTPVKFSWESDGHNVHPDDGDWGHQPIEDKGFSFTTPPFQETGEHSYVCDPHASAGMEGTIIVQEGGGSSGSSEPAIPGFAKQLGVAASTFLLSTLGLAYFFMRYGGDFEGSAE, from the coding sequence ATGGACGATACCGACGCCGATAGCAGCGTGAGTCGACGGGGCTTCCTCAGGACGGCTGCGGGAACGGCGGCCGTCGCGGGCGCGAGCGGGACGGCCGCGGCCCAGGAGGACTCAGGGGGATCGGGCGGTGGCTCGGCGAAAACGGTGAAAGTCGGTCCCGGAGGCTCGCTCTCGTTCGAGCCCGCCGAACTGACGATCGCGCCCGGCACGCCCGTGAAGTTCTCCTGGGAATCCGATGGTCACAACGTCCACCCCGACGACGGCGATTGGGGCCATCAGCCGATCGAGGACAAGGGGTTCAGCTTCACGACGCCACCGTTTCAGGAGACCGGCGAACACAGCTACGTCTGTGACCCGCACGCATCCGCCGGGATGGAAGGCACCATCATCGTTCAAGAGGGTGGTGGCAGTAGCGGCTCCTCCGAACCCGCGATCCCCGGGTTCGCCAAACAGCTCGGCGTCGCCGCGTCGACGTTCCTGCTCTCGACGCTCGGGCTCGCTTACTTCTTCATGCGCTACGGCGGCGATTTCGAAGGCAGCGCCGAGTAG
- a CDS encoding NUDIX hydrolase: METTRHFTATVYLVNDGATALHRHPKLGIRLPPGGHVDRDELPHEAGLREVREETGLDADPLGSAPAIDAPAGRALPQPRYQMLYDIDVHPDGQVSHQHIDFVYFARVGCRAIAPDGDDEPGSEAWEWYTPAELRASDIDADTVEIGCEAIIENNNSERSIDTR; the protein is encoded by the coding sequence ATGGAGACGACCCGGCATTTCACTGCGACGGTCTATCTCGTCAACGACGGGGCGACGGCACTCCATCGCCATCCGAAACTGGGCATTCGCCTCCCGCCCGGCGGGCACGTCGACCGCGACGAACTGCCTCACGAGGCCGGTCTGCGTGAGGTGCGCGAGGAGACGGGGCTGGATGCCGACCCCCTCGGCAGTGCGCCGGCAATCGACGCGCCAGCCGGCCGTGCGCTCCCACAACCCCGCTATCAGATGCTCTACGACATCGACGTCCACCCGGATGGCCAGGTGAGCCACCAGCACATCGACTTCGTCTATTTCGCGCGCGTCGGATGTCGGGCCATCGCTCCCGACGGCGACGACGAGCCGGGATCCGAGGCATGGGAGTGGTATACGCCAGCGGAGCTCCGTGCGAGCGATATCGACGCCGACACGGTGGAAATCGGCTGTGAGGCGATCATAGAAAACAACAATTCTGAACGGAGTATAGATACAAGATAA
- a CDS encoding complex I subunit 1/NuoH family protein, with protein sequence MSVSEIVFQAGNATNGSGAANATNASAAGGGQTFPEILSGLLGLGPNPDPGLQFLFAIVGATLIAVLFLTIAAVGGIWGKRKITAAFTDRIAVNRVGPFGLLIIVADAVRLLSKEVIIPDAVDRPAFDIAPMVLPFSALLGFAVIPLGSGLQLADPETGFVFVFAASSLASLGLLMSGYSSNNKYSFLGGLRALAQNLAYEIPLVVTGASVVLFTGTLKLSEVVAVQSQPLLTIGGLTIPSWFAFVNPFAFVLFLIANLAEVGRNPFDTPEAPGELVAGYMTEYSGAYFVLLYLGEFLHIFLGGAIVATLFLGGPAGPVLPGLVWMVIKILAVYLFTQWMRSAMPRVRIDQMIEIGWKGLLVMSFANLVLTAILVGVIA encoded by the coding sequence ATGAGCGTTTCGGAGATCGTCTTCCAGGCGGGCAACGCCACGAACGGCTCCGGGGCGGCGAACGCGACGAACGCCTCGGCGGCCGGCGGCGGACAGACGTTCCCCGAGATCCTGAGCGGGCTGCTCGGCCTCGGGCCGAACCCCGATCCCGGCCTGCAGTTCCTGTTCGCGATCGTCGGCGCGACGCTTATCGCCGTGCTCTTCTTGACGATCGCCGCGGTCGGCGGTATCTGGGGCAAGCGGAAGATCACGGCCGCGTTCACCGACCGGATCGCGGTCAATCGGGTCGGTCCGTTCGGCCTGTTGATCATCGTCGCCGACGCGGTGCGACTGCTCTCGAAGGAAGTCATCATTCCCGACGCCGTCGACCGCCCGGCGTTCGATATCGCGCCGATGGTGCTCCCGTTCTCGGCGCTGTTGGGCTTCGCGGTGATCCCGCTTGGCAGCGGGCTGCAGCTGGCCGACCCGGAGACGGGCTTCGTGTTCGTCTTCGCGGCCTCCTCGCTTGCCTCGCTCGGACTCCTGATGTCCGGCTACTCGTCGAACAACAAGTACTCGTTCCTCGGCGGGCTGCGCGCGCTCGCACAGAACCTCGCCTACGAGATCCCGCTGGTGGTGACGGGCGCGTCGGTCGTCCTGTTTACCGGCACGCTCAAGCTAAGCGAGGTCGTCGCCGTTCAGAGTCAGCCGCTGCTGACGATCGGCGGGCTGACGATCCCGTCGTGGTTCGCGTTCGTCAACCCGTTCGCATTCGTGCTGTTCCTGATCGCGAACCTCGCCGAAGTCGGCCGCAACCCGTTCGATACGCCCGAAGCGCCGGGCGAGCTGGTGGCGGGCTACATGACCGAGTATTCGGGCGCGTACTTCGTGCTGCTCTATCTCGGCGAGTTCCTCCACATCTTCCTCGGCGGCGCGATCGTCGCGACGCTGTTCCTCGGCGGCCCCGCCGGACCGGTCCTGCCGGGGCTCGTCTGGATGGTGATCAAGATCCTCGCGGTGTATCTGTTCACCCAGTGGATGCGCTCGGCGATGCCGCGCGTTCGTATCGACCAGATGATCGAGATCGGTTGGAAGGGCCTGCTCGTGATGAGCTTTGCCAACCTCGTGCTCACGGCGATCCTCGTGGGCGTGATCGCCTAA
- a CDS encoding NADH-quinone oxidoreductase subunit B → MSSDNQPQTADAQTTQEARMGGGTDNRFNSKLRNAFGSSPFILTKFDSFMNWVRGSSMFMLQFGIACCSIEMMHTYAVKHDLDRFGSGVPRASPRQADVIIVPGTIVSKFAPRMKRVYDQMPEPKFVVSMGSCTISGGPFQKGYNVVKGAEEVIPVDIHVPGCPPRPEALIYGVAKLQERISEGESAPVTVKPYELQQFGDLERDELVDELADEIDRDTLVMRYNWNDSP, encoded by the coding sequence ATGAGTAGCGACAATCAACCTCAGACCGCGGACGCACAGACGACTCAGGAGGCCCGGATGGGCGGCGGGACGGACAACCGGTTCAACTCCAAGCTCAGAAACGCCTTCGGCTCCTCGCCGTTCATCCTCACGAAGTTCGACTCGTTCATGAACTGGGTGCGTGGCTCCTCGATGTTCATGCTCCAGTTCGGCATCGCCTGCTGTTCGATCGAGATGATGCACACCTACGCGGTGAAACACGACCTCGATCGCTTCGGCTCCGGCGTCCCCCGGGCGTCGCCACGACAGGCCGACGTGATCATCGTGCCGGGCACCATCGTCTCGAAGTTCGCCCCGCGGATGAAGCGGGTCTACGACCAGATGCCCGAACCGAAGTTCGTCGTCTCGATGGGCTCGTGTACCATCTCGGGCGGCCCGTTCCAGAAGGGATACAACGTCGTCAAGGGTGCCGAGGAGGTCATCCCGGTCGACATCCACGTGCCGGGCTGCCCGCCGCGACCGGAAGCGCTCATCTACGGCGTCGCGAAGCTTCAGGAGCGCATCTCCGAAGGTGAGTCGGCTCCGGTGACGGTCAAGCCGTACGAACTCCAACAGTTCGGCGATCTGGAGCGCGACGAGCTCGTCGACGAGCTCGCCGACGAGATCGATCGGGACACGCTCGTCATGCGGTACAACTGGAACGATTCGCCATGA
- a CDS encoding NADH-quinone oxidoreductase subunit D, with the protein MSLERPTDRTDAVGVTEEGLDYDALADLLGDSVVSREQHHHTEAFTIRPDEVQDVLFALRDQAGFDHCSNVTAQEYENRFETVYNLKKYVDPTQELSVVVPASKDNPVSQSAEPVYRTADWHEREAYDLVGIQYEGHPDMRRILLPETWKGHPMGLDYNQEKPQIVTLEAHANPLEDDEHDAGADTMYLNIGPHHPATHGVLHIETVLDGEQVAHVEPDIGYLHRCEEQMAQQGTYRHEIMPYPDRWDYVSAGILNEWAYARTAEELTDLDVPDYAQVIRTMSAELCRIAAHMLAVGTFALDVYGEFTATFMYAFRDREVVENILEDLTGQRLMFNYLRLGGVAWDLPEPREDFFEKIRDFLDGLPHKLDEYHDLLTSNEIFQLRCANTGVLDAETAKQYGATGPVARASGVDYDIRRDDPYGYYPELDWDVVTAEEGDNYARVLCRLQEVEESARIIDQCVDLLEDWPEDDREIQSNVPRTLRPDDDAEIYRAVEGAKGELGIYIRSDGTDKPARFKIRSPAFSNLQTLPELAVGEYVPDLIASLASLDIVLGEVDR; encoded by the coding sequence ATGAGTCTGGAACGACCGACCGATCGAACCGACGCCGTCGGCGTCACCGAAGAGGGACTCGACTACGACGCGCTCGCCGATCTGCTCGGCGACAGCGTGGTGAGCCGTGAACAGCACCACCACACGGAGGCCTTCACCATCCGGCCCGACGAGGTCCAGGACGTGCTGTTCGCGCTGCGTGATCAGGCAGGCTTCGATCACTGCTCGAACGTCACTGCCCAGGAGTACGAAAACCGCTTCGAGACGGTCTACAACCTGAAGAAATACGTCGATCCCACGCAGGAGCTCTCCGTCGTCGTGCCGGCGTCGAAGGACAACCCCGTGAGCCAGAGCGCGGAGCCGGTCTACCGGACCGCCGACTGGCACGAGCGCGAGGCCTACGATCTGGTCGGCATCCAGTACGAGGGCCATCCCGACATGCGTCGGATCCTCCTGCCCGAGACGTGGAAAGGCCACCCGATGGGGCTCGACTACAACCAGGAGAAGCCCCAGATCGTCACGCTCGAAGCGCACGCCAACCCGCTCGAAGACGACGAGCACGATGCCGGTGCGGACACGATGTATCTGAACATCGGCCCACACCACCCGGCGACACACGGCGTGCTCCACATCGAGACGGTGCTCGACGGCGAGCAGGTCGCCCACGTCGAGCCCGACATCGGCTATCTCCACCGCTGTGAGGAGCAGATGGCACAGCAGGGCACCTACCGCCACGAGATCATGCCCTATCCCGATCGCTGGGACTACGTCTCGGCCGGTATCCTGAACGAGTGGGCGTACGCCCGTACCGCCGAGGAACTGACCGACCTCGACGTACCCGACTACGCACAGGTCATCCGGACGATGAGCGCCGAGCTCTGCCGGATCGCCGCGCACATGCTCGCGGTCGGCACGTTCGCGCTCGACGTTTACGGCGAGTTCACCGCGACGTTCATGTACGCGTTCCGCGACCGCGAGGTCGTCGAGAACATCCTTGAAGATCTGACGGGCCAGCGACTGATGTTCAACTATCTCCGGCTCGGTGGCGTGGCGTGGGACCTGCCCGAACCGCGCGAGGATTTCTTCGAGAAGATCCGGGACTTCCTCGACGGGCTCCCCCACAAGCTCGACGAGTACCACGACCTGCTGACCTCGAACGAGATCTTCCAGCTGCGCTGTGCGAACACCGGCGTGCTCGACGCCGAGACGGCCAAACAGTACGGTGCGACCGGCCCCGTCGCCCGCGCGTCGGGCGTCGACTACGACATCCGGCGCGACGACCCCTACGGCTACTACCCCGAACTCGACTGGGACGTCGTGACCGCCGAGGAGGGCGACAACTACGCGCGCGTGCTCTGTCGGCTCCAGGAGGTCGAGGAGTCCGCACGCATCATCGACCAGTGTGTCGACCTGCTCGAAGACTGGCCGGAAGACGACCGCGAGATCCAGTCGAACGTGCCCCGGACGCTCCGTCCGGACGACGATGCGGAGATCTACCGCGCCGTCGAGGGCGCGAAGGGTGAACTCGGCATCTACATCCGGAGCGACGGTACCGACAAGCCGGCCCGGTTCAAGATCCGCAGTCCGGCGTTCTCGAACCTGCAGACGCTGCCGGAGCTCGCCGTCGGCGAGTACGTGCCGGACCTGATCGCGTCGCTCGCGAGCCTCGATATCGTCCTCGGTGAGGTCGATCGATGA